In Herbinix luporum, a single window of DNA contains:
- a CDS encoding undecaprenyldiphospho-muramoylpentapeptide beta-N-acetylglucosaminyltransferase — translation MKRIVLTGGGTAGHVTPCIAMLPALKKEGYDIHYIGSYKGIERKLIKEYDIPYYGISSGKLRRYLDLKNFTDPFKVLKGYFEAYKILKKIKPDILFSKGGFVTVPVVLAAKRCKIPIIIHESDMTPGLANKIAIPAAQKVCVNFPETMNHIPQKKAVLTGTPIRKELFSGNKIKGLDFCGFTANKPVILVIGGSSGSKVINDVIRGMLPTLLRDFQVVHLCGKGNLDPKLDNLEGYAQFEYIKKELSDLFAAANLVISRAGANAICEILALKIPNILIPLSLKASRGDQILNAESFESQGYSYVIKEEDLSVSSLMEAIQTVINNKHSYIEAMKKSKLNDSIDVIMNLIKETQL, via the coding sequence ATGAAGCGTATTGTTTTAACCGGCGGTGGTACAGCAGGTCATGTTACCCCATGTATTGCTATGTTGCCGGCTCTAAAAAAAGAAGGCTATGATATTCACTATATCGGATCCTATAAGGGTATCGAACGGAAACTTATTAAAGAATACGATATTCCTTACTACGGTATTTCTTCGGGTAAACTAAGAAGATACTTGGATTTAAAAAACTTTACCGATCCCTTTAAGGTTTTAAAAGGATATTTTGAGGCTTATAAAATTCTTAAAAAAATTAAACCGGACATACTCTTTTCAAAAGGAGGCTTTGTAACTGTTCCGGTGGTTTTGGCCGCTAAAAGGTGTAAAATCCCTATTATTATTCACGAATCTGATATGACACCGGGTCTTGCCAATAAAATTGCAATTCCTGCTGCCCAAAAGGTATGTGTAAACTTCCCGGAAACCATGAATCATATTCCTCAAAAAAAAGCTGTTCTTACCGGTACTCCCATACGTAAGGAGCTTTTCTCCGGTAATAAGATAAAAGGCTTGGATTTTTGCGGTTTCACAGCCAACAAACCGGTTATATTGGTTATTGGCGGCAGTTCCGGGTCCAAGGTAATAAATGACGTGATAAGGGGTATGCTTCCTACTCTCTTAAGGGATTTTCAAGTTGTTCATCTTTGTGGTAAGGGAAACCTTGATCCGAAACTAGACAACCTAGAAGGATATGCCCAATTTGAATATATTAAAAAAGAGCTAAGTGACTTATTTGCTGCTGCAAACCTTGTTATATCAAGAGCCGGAGCAAATGCCATATGTGAAATACTAGCTCTGAAGATTCCTAATATATTAATTCCCTTAAGCCTAAAAGCCAGCAGAGGAGACCAAATCCTCAATGCAGAATCTTTTGAATCCCAAGGCTATTCCTATGTAATTAAGGAAGAAGATCTTAGTGTCAGCAGCCTAATGGAAGCAATTCAAACTGTTATAAATAACAAACACAGCTATATTGAGGCTATGAAGAAAAGCAAGCTTAATGATTCTATAGATGTAATTATGAACTTAATTAAAGAGACCCAATTATAA
- a CDS encoding HIT family protein has product MDNCIFCKIISGDIPSSVLYEDEAFKVIMDISPAAKGHAIIIPKKHFANLFELEDDFANKLLIVAKKVAKAMKKELECDGINLLQNNGEAAGQSVFHIHFHLIPRYHDDKVKITWTPGQYKDGEAKELADKIARHIS; this is encoded by the coding sequence ATGGACAACTGTATTTTTTGTAAGATTATAAGTGGAGATATTCCATCATCAGTGCTATATGAGGACGAAGCTTTTAAGGTAATTATGGACATATCCCCGGCAGCCAAAGGACATGCCATTATAATTCCCAAGAAGCACTTTGCCAACCTTTTTGAATTAGAGGATGATTTTGCAAATAAGCTACTGATAGTAGCGAAAAAAGTGGCTAAGGCAATGAAGAAGGAACTTGAATGTGACGGTATTAATCTTCTTCAGAACAATGGTGAAGCTGCGGGACAAAGCGTCTTCCATATACATTTTCATTTGATACCAAGATACCATGATGATAAAGTTAAAATAACATGGACACCGGGCCAATATAAAGATGGTGAGGCAAAAGAACTTGCCGATAAAATTGCAAGACATATTAGTTAA
- the spoIID gene encoding stage II sporulation protein D encodes MKKILYKVVAVSILVLLLPFIMTLIFSNNNKRNHSLALEAMGLNIYYEKNGTRQKLDFDQYLIGVVAANMPSGYNIEALKAQAVVSRTYALYNISLLTEDNPNKKEFTTSELGLSYISPEEMETYWGSENYLKNFTKLENCVYGTKDEVIVYKDSLILPVFFGTGTGFTRNAHEAWGVDLPYLISVPSKDDVTSIHYLKITEYAPEELIGLLKQAYPSFESGEKTIFEDIIISGRDSTGYVTEIKLGNISLSGEEFARTLGLNSNHFYIEDYEGKARIICTGVGHGVGLSQYGANAMAEQGISYDKILTHYYTGVKIINLDNT; translated from the coding sequence ATGAAAAAAATTTTGTATAAGGTTGTAGCCGTCAGTATCTTGGTACTGCTACTTCCTTTTATAATGACTCTTATATTTTCAAATAATAATAAAAGAAATCATTCTTTAGCTTTAGAAGCAATGGGTTTAAATATCTACTATGAAAAAAACGGTACAAGGCAAAAATTAGATTTTGATCAATATTTAATTGGTGTTGTGGCTGCTAATATGCCCTCCGGTTATAATATAGAAGCTTTAAAAGCTCAGGCAGTAGTTTCAAGAACATATGCCCTTTATAACATTTCTCTCCTTACTGAAGATAACCCTAATAAAAAAGAATTTACCACTTCAGAGTTGGGATTGTCATATATAAGTCCGGAAGAAATGGAAACTTATTGGGGTAGTGAAAATTATTTAAAAAACTTCACTAAATTAGAAAATTGTGTCTATGGTACCAAGGATGAGGTTATAGTCTATAAAGATAGTCTGATACTACCTGTGTTTTTTGGTACCGGGACAGGATTTACAAGAAACGCCCATGAAGCATGGGGTGTAGATTTGCCTTATCTAATCAGCGTACCCAGTAAAGACGATGTAACCTCAATCCATTACTTAAAGATAACGGAATATGCCCCGGAAGAACTTATAGGACTGCTAAAGCAAGCATATCCCTCTTTTGAAAGCGGAGAAAAAACAATTTTTGAAGACATAATAATATCCGGCCGGGATAGTACCGGCTATGTAACAGAAATAAAGCTTGGCAATATATCCTTATCGGGTGAAGAATTTGCAAGAACCTTGGGGTTAAATTCAAATCATTTTTATATTGAGGACTATGAAGGTAAAGCCCGGATTATTTGCACCGGTGTAGGCCACGGCGTAGGCTTAAGTCAATATGGGGCCAATGCCATGGCAGAGCAAGGCATATCTTACGATAAAATCTTGACCCATTATTATACCGGTGTCAAAATAATTAATTTAGATAATACATAA
- a CDS encoding zinc ribbon domain-containing protein codes for MKDKLRKFMMGRYGIDALSRFIFALALILLVISRFYLRDFFYIISLMTILYGYYRIFSRNIDRRYRENNLYLAYMNKLKKLLHKQKYMFKQRKVYRIYSCPNCKQKIRVPKGKGKIMITCPKCRNEFIKRS; via the coding sequence ATGAAGGATAAATTAAGAAAATTTATGATGGGTCGTTACGGTATAGATGCTTTAAGCAGGTTTATATTTGCACTGGCTTTAATTTTATTAGTTATATCTAGGTTTTATTTAAGGGACTTTTTTTATATAATATCTTTAATGACTATCCTATACGGATACTATAGAATTTTTTCAAGAAATATAGACAGACGATATAGGGAAAATAACTTGTATCTTGCTTATATGAATAAGCTTAAGAAGTTGTTGCATAAGCAAAAGTATATGTTTAAGCAAAGAAAAGTATATCGTATATATTCTTGTCCTAACTGTAAGCAAAAGATACGGGTACCTAAGGGAAAAGGAAAGATTATGATTACTTGTCCTAAATGTAGAAACGAATTTATAAAAAGAAGTTAA
- a CDS encoding DUF3137 domain-containing protein yields MKKDKISYLEKLRKKVLTHLIIIIVASIIVAITIGIIVSPKVKAINIVLVIFIISGLVTYFLLNLITGYKKKFKDYKAYYKKLMVEEPFQETFGHVNFDYKKGIDKDTIKNTGIMSLGNRYYSNDYLQGSYKGVRFERADIKIQNRVYTGKHSFTVTYFNGRWITLEFDGNYNFNLQIIGKGFKHASTKSSFFRKKECRRSKIELEDKVFNELFTVYAQSDHEAKYILTPEFIDTLKNMFYAIDGNFMLGFIDNKLHVAINTNKDAMEPSLIKNLYTTIDVQKEIKIIINIIEKIKPSLYLQFKWNL; encoded by the coding sequence ATGAAGAAAGATAAAATTTCATATTTAGAAAAGCTACGGAAAAAAGTACTTACTCATTTAATAATTATCATTGTAGCTTCCATCATTGTTGCTATAACTATAGGAATCATAGTATCTCCAAAGGTTAAAGCTATAAATATTGTATTAGTCATATTCATAATTTCTGGTCTTGTAACCTATTTTCTTTTAAACTTAATAACCGGATATAAAAAGAAGTTTAAAGACTATAAAGCTTATTATAAAAAACTAATGGTAGAAGAACCATTTCAAGAGACATTTGGTCATGTAAATTTTGATTATAAAAAAGGGATAGATAAAGATACCATAAAAAATACTGGTATAATGTCCTTGGGAAACCGTTATTATAGCAATGATTACTTGCAAGGTTCATACAAAGGTGTCCGTTTTGAACGGGCAGATATAAAAATTCAAAATCGTGTTTATACCGGTAAGCACTCTTTTACTGTTACATATTTTAATGGTAGATGGATTACCCTGGAGTTTGACGGAAATTATAATTTTAATTTGCAGATTATCGGAAAGGGTTTTAAACATGCATCAACCAAAAGTAGTTTCTTTAGAAAAAAAGAATGCCGTAGGAGTAAAATTGAGTTAGAAGATAAGGTTTTCAATGAATTATTTACTGTATATGCTCAAAGTGACCATGAGGCAAAATATATATTAACACCGGAATTTATTGACACCCTAAAGAATATGTTTTATGCAATTGACGGCAACTTTATGCTTGGCTTTATAGATAACAAGTTACATGTTGCTATTAATACCAATAAAGATGCCATGGAACCCTCCTTAATTAAAAATCTATATACTACTATTGACGTGCAAAAAGAAATTAAAATAATTATTAATATAATTGAAAAGATAAAACCTTCCTTGTATTTACAATTTAAATGGAATTTATAA
- a CDS encoding 5'-methylthioadenosine/adenosylhomocysteine nucleosidase, which yields MKKIGIIGAMDEEVNRLKEMMQEVKIKNIASMDFYEGSFEGSPLVVVRSGIGKVNAAICTQILVDLYDIDLVINTGVAGSLRNEINIADIVISTDALQHDVDARGFGYELGVIPRMEASIFKADNDLLNLAKSVCKEVLPSLGVYTGRVVSGDQFISDSKKKEWLIKTFDGYCTEMEGAAIAQAAYLNKIPFLIIRAISDKADHSAEMDYTEFEKIAIDNTVKLLRALIKKIN from the coding sequence ATGAAAAAGATAGGAATAATCGGAGCAATGGATGAGGAAGTTAACCGACTGAAGGAAATGATGCAGGAGGTTAAGATTAAGAATATTGCTTCTATGGATTTTTATGAAGGAAGTTTTGAAGGTTCACCATTGGTTGTGGTTCGAAGCGGTATTGGAAAAGTAAATGCGGCTATTTGTACTCAGATTCTTGTGGACCTATATGATATTGATCTTGTAATAAATACTGGGGTAGCAGGATCCCTTAGAAATGAAATAAATATAGCCGATATTGTTATCTCCACGGATGCCTTGCAACATGACGTAGATGCAAGGGGTTTTGGTTATGAGCTTGGGGTTATTCCCCGGATGGAGGCATCCATATTTAAAGCAGATAATGATTTGCTAAATCTAGCTAAAAGTGTATGTAAAGAGGTGCTTCCTTCTTTAGGTGTTTATACAGGAAGAGTTGTAAGCGGGGATCAATTTATATCTGATTCTAAGAAAAAAGAATGGCTTATCAAAACCTTTGACGGATATTGTACTGAGATGGAGGGCGCGGCTATTGCCCAGGCTGCCTATCTTAATAAGATTCCTTTTTTAATTATCCGTGCCATTTCTGATAAGGCTGATCATAGTGCAGAGATGGACTATACAGAATTTGAGAAAATTGCCATTGATAATACTGTTAAGTTACTTAGGGCTTTGATTAAGAAGATTAATTAA
- a CDS encoding TIGR03905 family TSCPD domain-containing protein: MVYKTSGVCCTEIHIDIEDNGIIKSVQFHKGCAGNASGLSRLLVGMKVDDVIERLMGTTCGNKATSCPDQLAKALMKWRSSK; encoded by the coding sequence ATGGTATACAAGACCTCAGGGGTTTGCTGTACTGAAATTCATATCGACATAGAAGATAACGGAATCATTAAATCTGTTCAATTTCATAAGGGTTGTGCGGGAAATGCCAGCGGCTTGTCCCGACTCTTAGTAGGAATGAAAGTAGATGACGTTATAGAAAGACTTATGGGAACCACCTGCGGAAATAAAGCCACTTCCTGCCCAGATCAGCTGGCTAAAGCCTTAATGAAATGGAGGTCTTCAAAATGA
- a CDS encoding sensor histidine kinase produces the protein MNQEINPITEEAIQAIMEKHKRTISMFIHELRNPLSLIKGTLQYIEMKHPETKDYKYWNQIFELINDMEKMISDASLLNSCTTLNIQESNLLSLIQDLVDNYMPQAVNQKKQLYIKASPECEQSISSYPCDATKIKQAISNLLKNALEATNEGNYIEVLINIDSTSAHPLLSIQINNNGKPIPEDEIDEIFKPFVTHKKGGTGIGLALAKFIIENHLGSIRVSSSDALTSFTILLPL, from the coding sequence ATGAACCAAGAAATAAACCCTATTACCGAAGAGGCAATTCAAGCAATAATGGAAAAACACAAAAGGACAATTTCAATGTTTATTCATGAACTTAGAAATCCCTTATCACTTATTAAAGGGACACTTCAGTACATAGAGATGAAACATCCCGAAACTAAGGATTATAAATATTGGAATCAGATATTCGAACTTATTAATGATATGGAGAAGATGATATCTGATGCTTCCCTCCTAAACTCCTGTACAACCCTTAATATTCAAGAAAGTAATCTTTTAAGTTTAATACAGGATTTGGTAGATAATTATATGCCTCAAGCGGTTAATCAAAAAAAGCAACTTTATATTAAAGCCTCTCCGGAGTGTGAACAAAGTATTTCTTCCTACCCCTGTGATGCTACTAAGATAAAGCAGGCAATATCCAACCTTTTAAAAAATGCCTTAGAAGCAACAAATGAGGGTAATTATATAGAAGTACTTATAAATATTGACTCCACCAGTGCTCATCCCTTACTATCTATACAAATAAATAATAATGGCAAGCCCATCCCTGAGGATGAAATAGATGAAATCTTTAAACCTTTCGTAACCCATAAAAAAGGCGGAACCGGTATAGGCCTTGCTTTAGCCAAATTCATTATAGAAAATCATTTAGGAAGTATTAGGGTTTCTTCCTCTGATGCCTTAACCAGCTTTACTATACTTCTGCCCCTATAA